In a genomic window of Thermodesulfobacteriota bacterium:
- a CDS encoding fumarylacetoacetate hydrolase family protein: MKILRFETQDRKTRYGTPDSGKIQELEGDIFGKFEATGHTFDQGEVKVLPPAAPTKIVAVGLNYKDHAIEMGRDLPEEPRLFIKPSTSLIGHGDKIIYPAHMSSHVDYEGELALVIRKQARHVEEGEALDYVLGYTCLNDVTARDLQARDIQFTRAKGFDTFAPAGPVIETDIDPGGLEISTYLNGERKQHSNTKNLIFSVPRLVSFISKVMTLLPGDIISTGTPAGVGPMKRGDTVEVEIEGIGKLTNYVE; the protein is encoded by the coding sequence GGAAGGGGACATATTCGGGAAATTCGAGGCGACGGGGCATACGTTCGACCAGGGGGAAGTAAAGGTTCTCCCGCCTGCAGCGCCGACCAAGATAGTCGCAGTCGGGCTCAACTACAAGGACCACGCGATCGAAATGGGGAGGGATTTGCCGGAAGAGCCCAGGCTCTTCATCAAGCCGAGCACTTCGCTGATCGGACACGGGGACAAGATAATCTACCCCGCGCATATGTCCTCGCACGTCGACTACGAAGGGGAGCTCGCACTCGTGATCAGAAAACAGGCGAGGCACGTTGAAGAAGGGGAAGCGCTCGATTACGTGCTCGGCTATACGTGCCTGAACGACGTCACCGCGCGCGATCTCCAGGCGCGGGACATCCAGTTCACTAGGGCAAAGGGTTTCGATACGTTCGCCCCCGCGGGGCCTGTGATAGAAACCGATATAGACCCGGGCGGCCTCGAGATATCGACCTATCTCAACGGCGAGAGGAAGCAGCACTCAAACACGAAGAACCTGATTTTCAGCGTGCCCCGGCTCGTGAGCTTCATATCGAAGGTCATGACGCTCCTTCCGGGGGACATCATATCGACCGGCACTCCCGCAGGCGTGGGGCCTATGAAGCGGGGCGATACCGTGGAAGTGGAGATCGAGGGAATAGGTAAGCTCACCAATTACGTTGAATAA
- a CDS encoding tetratricopeptide repeat protein — translation MWTEKMKKPGEKMTETPPAGTPEAPRPSDRRILRIIKHRAFVAVLLFLVSFSVFVPSLDNGLVWDDLRFVQSWGPKLRYAELGFETLFHSRPEEVRTAKYFRPMFFTSLVLDSRMWGSSPFGYHLTNVVMHSVSTVLLYFLILLLFKEFKRGPGESVAFLSGMLFALYPLHVESVSFISARGDLHAGMFLLLSLIFYILSNSRIFFIVFAGFFFYLSFLSKEVAFSFPLIILGLDLISGRLFNRANIVKYAVIGSLVLFYAYFRWGSLENTLTILDAGEFDETDGSPGAWKVITTFLGAYLFYAQKLLFPYDLNHFIASIPIGGAPQIIISLLLIAAVTAGFIVSIRKKEKVTAFSLLWIFTTLGPAVLIAIYPLALTKFAERFLYVPSAGYCLLLGYWIVRGGSLIGREWAGLAAGGLLCVSFLIVTVKGQEVWRDEITLWEAAVSKTPDRITPRVNYGEALRKAGRVDEAIQQHTAALGPEIKATNRGRGIAAGALALDYIEKGDYGSAEKYLNAAREYDTGQEGEYNFYMGYMSLKQNNISAARGYLERAVEVKHRNPKALYMLGLVYSIQARQQRSYDLLMLSTRSLEDAVAYEAGFIEARVLLARVYLALGEREKAGEQAEVLLRIASDPRVHEEAQSILRTVNSDR, via the coding sequence ATGTGGACCGAAAAAATGAAAAAGCCGGGAGAGAAGATGACAGAGACTCCGCCCGCAGGGACGCCCGAAGCCCCGCGTCCCTCTGACAGAAGGATTCTGAGGATAATCAAGCACAGGGCGTTCGTGGCGGTGCTCCTGTTCCTGGTCTCGTTCTCCGTGTTCGTACCGTCGCTCGATAACGGGCTCGTGTGGGACGATTTAAGGTTTGTCCAGAGCTGGGGGCCCAAACTCAGGTACGCGGAGCTGGGTTTCGAGACACTGTTCCACTCGAGGCCCGAGGAGGTCAGGACTGCAAAATATTTCAGGCCGATGTTTTTCACCTCGCTCGTCCTGGACAGCAGGATGTGGGGGAGCTCGCCTTTCGGATACCACCTGACGAACGTAGTCATGCATTCGGTCTCTACGGTGCTCCTTTACTTCCTGATCCTCCTGTTATTTAAAGAGTTTAAAAGGGGGCCGGGAGAGAGCGTGGCTTTTCTCTCGGGAATGCTGTTCGCTCTATATCCCCTCCACGTCGAATCGGTCTCGTTTATCTCCGCGAGGGGGGACCTGCACGCCGGGATGTTCTTGCTCCTGAGTCTCATTTTCTACATACTCTCCAACAGTCGGATCTTCTTCATCGTATTTGCCGGGTTCTTTTTCTATCTTTCCTTTCTCTCGAAAGAGGTGGCGTTTTCGTTCCCCTTGATCATACTCGGCCTCGATCTCATAAGCGGGAGGCTCTTTAACCGCGCCAATATCGTTAAGTACGCGGTCATCGGCTCTCTTGTATTGTTTTATGCTTATTTCAGGTGGGGTTCTCTAGAGAATACTCTCACTATTCTCGACGCTGGAGAATTCGATGAAACAGACGGCTCCCCGGGCGCCTGGAAAGTCATCACCACGTTTCTAGGCGCGTATCTTTTCTATGCGCAGAAGCTCCTGTTTCCGTACGATCTCAACCACTTCATCGCATCGATCCCGATCGGGGGCGCACCGCAAATTATTATTTCGCTCCTGCTCATAGCCGCGGTTACCGCGGGATTCATAGTTTCGATCAGGAAGAAGGAGAAAGTCACCGCCTTCTCGCTGCTCTGGATTTTCACGACCCTGGGCCCGGCGGTATTGATAGCGATATACCCGCTGGCGTTGACCAAGTTCGCGGAGAGGTTCCTGTACGTCCCTTCTGCGGGGTACTGCCTGCTCCTGGGGTATTGGATAGTGAGGGGCGGGAGTCTCATCGGGAGAGAATGGGCCGGCCTGGCCGCGGGCGGATTGTTATGCGTTTCTTTTCTGATCGTTACCGTGAAGGGGCAGGAGGTCTGGAGGGACGAGATTACGCTCTGGGAGGCCGCGGTCAGTAAGACACCCGACCGGATTACACCGAGAGTCAACTACGGAGAAGCGCTCAGGAAGGCGGGCAGGGTCGACGAGGCTATACAGCAGCATACGGCCGCGCTCGGTCCCGAAATCAAAGCTACGAACCGCGGGAGGGGCATAGCCGCGGGCGCCCTCGCGCTTGACTATATTGAAAAGGGCGATTACGGGAGCGCCGAAAAGTATCTGAATGCGGCCCGCGAATATGACACCGGGCAGGAAGGAGAATACAATTTTTACATGGGCTATATGTCTCTGAAGCAAAATAATATCTCGGCAGCCCGCGGCTATCTAGAGAGAGCGGTCGAGGTCAAGCATAGGAACCCTAAGGCGCTATACATGTTGGGCCTTGTGTATTCCATCCAGGCTCGGCAGCAAAGGTCTTACGACTTGTTAATGCTGTCGACGCGCTCGCTCGAGGACGCGGTCGCATACGAAGCGGGGTTCATAGAAGCGAGGGTCCTCCTCGCCCGGGTCTACCTGGCTCTCGGGGAGAGGGAGAAGGCGGGGGAGCAGGCCGAGGTCCTTCTCAGGATCGCGTCCGATCCCCGGGTCCACGAAGAGGCGCAATCGATTCTCAGGACGGTCAATTCCGACCGCTGA
- a CDS encoding tetratricopeptide repeat protein: protein MAAKKRKKTRVEITEKQSGAAPAARDESDSRVLGIIRHRAFAAALLFIVSFSVFIPSLGNGLVWDDVTYVLKWAQRLESEKLDYKMLAPKRPDESRARKYYRPVYYASLVIDNRVWGVSPFGFHLTSIILHSLSTVLLYFLILLLFKEFKRGAGDGEAFLSSMLFALYPLHVESVSFIAARGDILAGMFFLLCLIFYILSYRNFFFVIPAAVSFYLSFLSKEVAFSFPIIILGFDLISRRLMTRTNIFKYLIIGALVLVYFYLRSGSFTNFLNIVDTYSYREAGVAPGVGEFVTIFLGTYLFYAGKLLFPYGLNHFIGTIPGGDALHIIISVLFIVAVVAVFIISVKKKENVTAFSLLWIFAALGPAVMIAIYPFAITRFAERFVYVPSMGYCLLAGYLIVRGGRLTGSRWAGLAAGALLCASYLIVTVRGQDVWTDQVTFWEAAVERSPDQIIPKVNYGEALRNSGRVDEAIGQHLAALGPGVESTARGKAMAASSLAADYIQKGDYTNAEKYFKVALDYNPATEGQYYYHMGLISLRKNDVAAAGDYLRKAVEIDSNNAKAHYLLGAVYAIEADENKSADKFGLAAGSLERALKYDPGLVDARILLAQVYIALGDRESARAQAEAALRATSDPQAVRQARAILDAVGKGR, encoded by the coding sequence ATGGCCGCAAAAAAAAGAAAAAAAACGAGAGTGGAGATAACGGAGAAGCAGTCAGGCGCTGCTCCCGCTGCCCGCGACGAGTCGGACAGCCGGGTTCTCGGAATAATCAGGCACAGGGCATTTGCCGCGGCGCTGTTGTTCATTGTATCGTTCTCGGTATTTATCCCTTCTCTCGGGAACGGTCTCGTCTGGGACGACGTCACGTATGTCCTAAAGTGGGCTCAGCGGCTGGAATCAGAAAAGCTCGACTACAAGATGTTAGCCCCCAAGCGGCCGGATGAGTCCAGGGCCCGTAAATATTACAGGCCCGTTTACTACGCATCACTGGTCATAGACAACCGGGTCTGGGGCGTCTCGCCGTTCGGGTTCCATCTTACCAGCATAATCCTGCATTCGCTCTCAACGGTGCTCCTTTACTTCCTGATACTCCTCCTTTTCAAGGAATTCAAAAGAGGGGCGGGGGATGGCGAAGCCTTTCTCTCCTCGATGCTCTTCGCGCTCTATCCGCTGCACGTCGAATCCGTTTCTTTTATCGCAGCGAGGGGGGACATACTTGCCGGGATGTTTTTCCTCCTGTGTCTCATTTTCTATATACTGTCGTACAGGAATTTCTTCTTCGTTATACCGGCCGCGGTCTCTTTCTATCTTTCGTTTCTATCGAAGGAGGTCGCGTTTTCGTTCCCTATCATAATACTCGGCTTCGATCTCATAAGCAGAAGGCTCATGACCCGGACAAACATTTTCAAATATCTCATAATCGGCGCTCTTGTCCTCGTTTACTTTTATCTGAGGTCCGGTTCTTTTACGAATTTCCTCAACATCGTCGATACTTACAGCTACCGTGAAGCGGGGGTGGCCCCCGGTGTCGGCGAATTCGTCACGATCTTTCTCGGTACGTATCTTTTCTATGCGGGGAAGCTGCTCTTCCCGTACGGTCTCAACCACTTCATCGGCACGATACCGGGCGGGGACGCGCTGCACATAATAATTTCTGTACTATTCATCGTGGCTGTTGTGGCGGTTTTCATAATTTCGGTCAAAAAGAAAGAGAACGTTACCGCATTCTCGCTGCTCTGGATCTTCGCGGCCCTCGGCCCCGCGGTTATGATAGCTATATACCCGTTCGCGATAACGCGCTTTGCCGAAAGGTTCGTCTACGTCCCTTCCATGGGCTACTGCCTGCTCGCGGGCTACCTGATCGTGAGGGGAGGCAGGCTGACGGGGAGTAGGTGGGCCGGCCTGGCCGCAGGCGCCTTGTTGTGCGCTTCCTATCTGATAGTGACGGTCAGGGGTCAGGATGTATGGACGGACCAGGTCACGTTCTGGGAGGCCGCCGTGGAGAGGTCGCCGGACCAGATTATTCCCAAGGTCAACTACGGCGAAGCGCTCAGGAATTCGGGCAGGGTCGACGAGGCTATCGGACAGCATCTGGCCGCGCTCGGCCCAGGCGTCGAAAGTACTGCCCGCGGTAAGGCCATGGCCGCAAGCTCCCTCGCTGCCGATTATATCCAGAAAGGTGATTACACGAACGCCGAAAAGTATTTCAAGGTTGCCCTCGATTATAATCCCGCAACAGAGGGTCAGTATTATTATCACATGGGCCTTATATCCCTGAGAAAGAACGATGTTGCTGCTGCAGGCGACTATCTCCGGAAAGCCGTAGAGATCGACTCCAATAATGCGAAAGCTCATTATCTTTTGGGTGCGGTGTATGCCATAGAGGCGGATGAAAATAAATCCGCCGATAAGTTCGGGCTTGCAGCCGGGTCGCTCGAGCGCGCGCTCAAATACGATCCGGGGTTAGTAGACGCGAGAATCCTCCTCGCACAGGTTTATATTGCCCTCGGGGACAGGGAGAGCGCCAGGGCGCAGGCTGAGGCCGCCTTGAGGGCGACGTCCGATCCTCAAGCCGTCCGCCAGGCTCGGGCTATACTTGATGCGGTCGGCAAGGGCCGCTGA